The following coding sequences are from one Desulfofundulus luciae window:
- a CDS encoding metal ABC transporter ATP-binding protein yields MNLVEVKDLSFSYGEEMVLERINLTVARGDFLALMGPNGSGKTTLVKLILGLLKPLTGEVRLFGSPVNRFRQWHRVGYVPQKATSFDARFPATVEEVVFAGRFGLLGPGRRPGEEDRRAVEEALELVGLGGAGHRTIGNLSGGQQQRVFIARALVGKPELLVLDEPVVGLDSRALDSFYALLERLNRDMGITLITVSHDTGTVARRVGKVACINRRLICHGTPSQVLTTANLARLYGIPVRRVAHGH; encoded by the coding sequence ATGAACCTGGTAGAAGTAAAGGACCTTTCCTTTAGCTACGGTGAGGAAATGGTTCTCGAGCGTATTAACCTTACCGTGGCCAGGGGGGATTTTCTCGCCCTGATGGGCCCCAACGGTTCGGGTAAGACTACCCTGGTAAAGTTGATCCTGGGCTTGTTAAAGCCCCTTACCGGGGAGGTCAGGTTGTTTGGCAGCCCCGTGAACCGCTTTCGCCAGTGGCACCGGGTCGGCTACGTGCCCCAGAAGGCCACCAGTTTTGATGCCCGTTTTCCGGCAACGGTGGAAGAAGTGGTTTTTGCCGGCCGTTTTGGCCTTCTGGGCCCGGGGCGCCGCCCGGGGGAGGAGGACCGCCGGGCGGTGGAGGAAGCCCTGGAACTGGTAGGGCTCGGCGGTGCCGGGCACCGGACCATCGGCAACCTTTCCGGCGGGCAGCAGCAGCGGGTGTTTATTGCCCGGGCACTGGTGGGCAAGCCCGAATTGCTGGTGCTGGACGAACCGGTGGTGGGTTTGGACAGCCGGGCGCTTGATTCCTTTTATGCTTTGCTGGAGCGCCTCAACCGGGATATGGGCATCACCCTGATCACCGTGTCCCACGATACCGGCACCGTAGCCCGCCGGGTGGGCAAAGTGGCCTGTATCAACCGCCGCCTGATCTGCCACGGTACACCGTCCCAGGTATTGACCACCGCCAACCTGGCCCGTCTCTACGGGATACCGGTCCGGCGGGTAGCGCAC